The DNA window TAGCGCGAAACCATTGATCTTGCGTCGCAATTTCAGGCCCAGGCCGTAGGAGATTGTCGGGTTTTGATCAGCCTCGAACCGATCTCGTCTACCAGGTGTCTGGGGTGTAGTGTTCATGAAATCGAAACGCGGGACGTGGCCGCCGGTAAAAGCGGGTCGCCAGGTCTCAAACAGGGGAGGAAAGACATTGAACCTTCGAGGAGCATTGATCGCGACGGCCGCATTGGGCTTGCTCGCCGCAGGCCCGTCGGTCGCGGTCGCAGGAGATAGCGAAGGCGGCTCGGTAAAATGCGGCGGCATCAATGGATGTGGCGGCAAGGGAGAATGCGCCGCGGCAGATGGAAGTCACGGCTGCGGTGGGAAGAACAGTTGCAAGGGCAAGGGTTGGGTCCACGAGAAATCGGCAGATGCGTGCACCGAAAAAGGTGGAACCGTCCTCAAGTAACCCGGCCCCGCGCACCGCATGATTCGGTCTGCGTAGGGCTGTGAGTCAAGTTGGCGAAGCGGCCCGCGGCAGATCCTGTCGCGGGCCGATCTGCAGCGGGGGCGCCCACCGCTTTGGCAATACAGTGAAATGATCGGAGAGGGACGGCGGTGAGGGTGCAGAATCTCGGACACGGCGTTGGCTTGCGATCCCAACACTACAATCGCGTACTCGAGGCCCCCACCTCGATCGACTGGTTCGAGGTGATCTCCGAGAACTTCATGATCAAGGGCGGTCGTCCGCTTCAGGTGCTCGACCAAGTTCGCCGGGACTACCCGGTGGTGCTCCATGGCGTGAGTCTTTCGATCGGCTCGTCCGATCCCCTGGACAAGCGCTACCTCGAGGCGCTTGCGAAGTTGATCCATCGCGTGGAACCCGCTTGGGTGTCAGACCATCTTTGCTGGACCGGCGTCGGCGGACACAACGCCCACGACTTGCTCCCGCTCCCCTATACCGAGGAAGCGTTGCTCCACACGGTGCAGAGAGTGATCGCCGTGCAGGATTTTCTGGGTCGGCAGATCGCCCTGGAAAACGTTTCGACGTATCTCTCCTTTGCGGGGTCGACACTCAGCGAATGGGAATTTCTCGCCGAGCTCGCAGAGCGGGCCGACTGCGGCATCTTGCTCGACGTCAACAACATCTACGTGAGCGCCGCCAACCACGGATTTGACGCCGCAACTTATCTCGCAGGCATTCCGCGAGACCGGGTCTGGCAGATTCATCTCGCCGGCCACACCGACCACGGCAGCCACTTGCTCGACACCCACAGCCGCCCGGTCTGCGACCCCGTCTGGTCCCTCTACCGTCGAGCACTGCAGCGTTTTGGAAGCGTCGCGAGCCTGGTCGAATGGGACGAAGACATTCCAGCATGGGAAGTCCTCGAAGCCGAATGCGAACGCGCGAAGCGGGAGTGTCGGGACGTGTTTGGCAATTCGGGCCAGGTCGCTTGAGCGTGCAGCCCTTTCCCGCCCTCGAAGAGCTGCAACAACTGTTCCATCGCTTGATCCGCGCGCCCGAAGGCGTGGCCTCCGGTGTCGCCGACCTCGTCGGTCGCGGCGAACTCGAGAGCACCGACCTCTCCTTTGCCATCGCAGAAAGCGACCGATTGACGCCCAGTGAGCGACTCGACATCTACGCGAACATGTACTTCTACCGGCTCCACGACTGCATCGCCGAGGACTACCCCAGAACCAGGGCGCGAATTGGGGATGCAAAGTTTCACAACTTGATCACCGACTATCTGCTCGCCCACCCCCCCACCCACTACTCGCTGCGAGAAGCTGGCGGTGCGCTGCCCGATTTTCTCTCGCGTCACCCACTGGCTACTGAGTTTCCGGCCCTCGCCGACCTGGCGCAGCTCGAATGGGCGCGGGTCGAGGTGTTCGACGACGAAGACGCTCGACCGCTGGACCGGGAAACATTTCTCGCGGCAAGTGCGCGGAGCACAGACGAGTTCGCGCTTCGGTTGATTCCGGCCGCCCGGGTGCTCAGCCTCGACGAACGCGCACTCGCACTCTGGAAGGAAACACCCGAGGGCGAGGAACTCGAGCTCCCCGACACCGGCCGGCCGCGCTGTGTCGTAGTGTGGCGCAAAGGATTTGCAGTCTTTCATCGTTCCGGAGAGGAAGACGAAGAGGCGTGCCTCGCGGAACTTGCCACCAGCGGCATCACACTCTCCGAGCTGGCGGAGTGTCTGCTGAAGCCCGATGCCAGCGCCGAACGAACCAGCGAACGCTTTGCCGCGCTGCTCGAACTCTGGCTGAACGATGAACTCGTCACCGGCGCTCCCCTCACCCCTTCCAACCGCGAGTAGCAATAGCGTCCACCCCGATCACCGAAGAATCTTCTGGAACAACTGCAGCGGCGCCCCAATCGGGAATCGTACGCGCCAGTTTTGCCGGGCAACTCGCGCTATCGCCGGGCGAGAGTGCGGCGACCGATCTCGGCCATGGCGCACGTCGCCAGCGCCAGTCCGGTGGGACCGAGTGCGGGTAGGACAGCCGAAGGCCCGGTGAGGTACGCGAAGATGTTGTCGAACAGGCGGTCGTAGCCGGGCAGGAAGAACGAATGTTGGAGCACCTGATGGCCCGCCATCCCGATCACCCGAGCGTCGTTGCCAGGCTCGCGCAGGGTGCACAGCGCGTAGCCGTCTGGATCGACCGGCCAATTCCAGTCTGTCTCGCCGGGCTCAGCTTCATCCCACTTGCGACCGTTTATCGACGGGACCGCGCCCCAGACCAACGTGTCGGAGGGTGTCCGAGACAGCCCCGCGTCGATCATGTTGAACTGGTTCCCCGAGAGCACGCCGCGGTTGCCCGCGCTCCAGTCCCAGAAGTAGCTCGGGACGAAGTCACTGAACCCGGTGCCCTCGAACAGCCATCCCGTATCACTCGGGTGGCAAATCTTCATGTCCTGCTTCGGAAAGCCGCCGAGATTCCGAACGGGCCAAGTCGTCAGCCCGGCGAGTTCGGTCTCCCAGATCGTATCCGGGTTGTGCATTCCTACGCCAGCTCGTTCCACCCCCGTGACCGGGTCATCTTCCTCCGCGTCAAACCTGTAGGTGGTCATTGTCCCGGCAGTCACGTCGAGACGGACGCGGAAGATCGCGAACTCGTTCGACGCCAGCAGCAGCCGACCGCCATTCGCGACGTGCTGCTTCAGATGGCTCAGAAACGCGTGCGGCAGGTACTCGAACTGCCCCTGCACGACGATCAGGCTGTAAGGGTCCACGATGGAGGACTCGGGGGCCTCGGAGAAAGCGATCGCATCCATGTACTCGAAGCGGTAGCCGTTCGACTTGAGCCGACGCAGCGGACTAGGGTTGGGGTCGTGGGGATGGTCGAGACCCGGCCTGCGCCACGAGATCGTATTAACCCCCTCGCTTCCCGAACCGGCGTAGATCGACTCGCCTCCGAATCCCCCGTAGGCGGTCGGCGTGAGTGAGTCGTAGAGCCAGAGCAGGTTCGAGTAGCTCCCGGGCACGGCTGCCGTCACCACGAATCGGAATAGGTGATTGTGGGACGTGAACGAAGAACCGCTGTCACCGCTCTGGTTCTCGCGATTCTCCAACCGCATGGCGAGCGGGTCGATCGAAGCCTCGTAGATCCCTGGCTCCAAGCCCGTCGTATCCAGTGAGAGCCGGACGGGGAAAGGCATCGGCGCATCATCGACGGCAACGTTGTAGACCCCGAAGACGAACCCGCCGTTGATGTAATCCAGATGGTGAATCGTGATCTCAACCGTCGTCCAATCGAGCAGCGAGACGCGAAGATCGATAGAATCGACGCCGGCCCGGAAGGTGAACTGGTCCCCGTACAGGCCCTCACAGCACCCTGTGTCGGCGCGCGCGGGTCTCGGTCGAAATACAGATACTGCAATCCCGGCTGAGTAGAGGATGAAATTACGTCGGTTCACACGCGCAGAATATCACCCTTGCCTCGCTGAATTCAAGCGAAAAACGACCTGCCGTTTTGCGGGGCTCGACAAGAGAAATGTCAATTTTATCAAGCTGATGATGGAGGCGAGGTTGCCTAGGCCAGAATTGTATTTAGGGGGAAGAGTTGCCGCCTCCATCGCTGAAGCGTGATATCTTTCCGCTCTGATGAGCGAAGATTCTTCTGAGACGAAGGCGGGGGTCGCCCCGGCCAAGGACTATGTGCGGCAACTCGGCGTGGTGGAGAGCCTGGTTGCGATCACCAATGAATGCCAGAGCGCGCCGGTGCGCTCCGTCGCCAGTCGAGCGCTCGAAGCCATCAAGGACCGCAGCCCTGGCGTGATGCGCGAGCAGGTCTACTTCGTGCTGAGCGCAATGCAGGGCTGGCGTGGAGAACGCGCGACCCAGATCCACCGTTCGTTGTCTGCATACTACGAGAACTCCGAGCACGAGAGTTCGAATCCGCAGAGCACAGAAGCAGAAGGCGATCCCGATAAATAGAAGTAGACGTGGGAAACAACCCCAGGAGTCTGAGATGGAGAAAATCTGTTACCTCGTCTGGAAGCCGGAAGGCGTTTCGGACGCGGACTTTCGAGATCAATTGGTCGGGGAAACTGCGAAGCAGATTCTTTCGAGTGGAGTGCACAAAC is part of the Myxococcales bacterium genome and encodes:
- a CDS encoding DUF692 domain-containing protein, with the protein product MRVQNLGHGVGLRSQHYNRVLEAPTSIDWFEVISENFMIKGGRPLQVLDQVRRDYPVVLHGVSLSIGSSDPLDKRYLEALAKLIHRVEPAWVSDHLCWTGVGGHNAHDLLPLPYTEEALLHTVQRVIAVQDFLGRQIALENVSTYLSFAGSTLSEWEFLAELAERADCGILLDVNNIYVSAANHGFDAATYLAGIPRDRVWQIHLAGHTDHGSHLLDTHSRPVCDPVWSLYRRALQRFGSVASLVEWDEDIPAWEVLEAECERAKRECRDVFGNSGQVA
- a CDS encoding putative DNA-binding domain-containing protein, with translation MSGRVWQFGPGRLSVQPFPALEELQQLFHRLIRAPEGVASGVADLVGRGELESTDLSFAIAESDRLTPSERLDIYANMYFYRLHDCIAEDYPRTRARIGDAKFHNLITDYLLAHPPTHYSLREAGGALPDFLSRHPLATEFPALADLAQLEWARVEVFDDEDARPLDRETFLAASARSTDEFALRLIPAARVLSLDERALALWKETPEGEELELPDTGRPRCVVVWRKGFAVFHRSGEEDEEACLAELATSGITLSELAECLLKPDASAERTSERFAALLELWLNDELVTGAPLTPSNRE